One Chitinophaga parva DNA segment encodes these proteins:
- a CDS encoding c-type cytochrome encodes MKYFLAAGALLLSMSLQPAAAQTKKPATTTKPAAKAATKTTAKPAAGGGLSASIARGKAVYTQYCLTCHQVDGGGVPRMNPPLIATDYVTGDDARLVKVILQGFSEKVEIEGDIYSNTMPAHNFLTDQQIADVLTYVRKSFGNKSKAVQPDQVKQVRATLPATK; translated from the coding sequence ATGAAGTATTTCCTGGCGGCCGGCGCGCTGCTGCTCAGTATGAGCCTGCAGCCTGCTGCCGCACAAACGAAGAAACCTGCTACCACGACAAAACCCGCTGCGAAGGCTGCGACTAAAACTACCGCCAAACCCGCTGCCGGCGGAGGTCTTAGCGCATCTATAGCCAGGGGGAAAGCAGTGTACACGCAATATTGCCTCACCTGCCACCAGGTAGACGGAGGCGGGGTGCCACGGATGAACCCACCGCTGATCGCGACAGATTACGTGACCGGCGACGATGCGCGCCTGGTCAAAGTGATCCTGCAGGGCTTCAGCGAGAAAGTGGAAATTGAGGGCGACATTTATTCCAACACCATGCCCGCCCACAACTTCCTTACGGACCAGCAGATAGCTGACGTGCTCACCTATGTGCGCAAGAGCTTTGGTAACAAGTCCAAAGCCGTGCAGCCAGACCAGGTAAAGCAGGTGCGCGCTACGCTGCCGGCCACCAAATAA
- a CDS encoding TonB-dependent receptor, with translation MRLITFLLCCVLPLASIAQRDTAIHLSEVQVTGFTADKKLMNQSSAVSYIGRQAFDRYAATSLVSAVNSMPGVRMEERSPGSYRINVRGSTLRSPFGVRNVKVYYNGIPYTDPGGNTYLNQLSFDNIASVEVIKGPGGSLYGAGDGGVLLLRSPLWTDSMHTASVGFTGGSYGLRQFTAALNWGEDGHRNTLRYSDLQSDGYRDHSALHRQVLNYEGVLKQTGKQQLAFFTHYANLFYETPGALTLKEYHANPRAARPAAGGNPSAVDAKAAIHQQTFFAGLTNTYYINNHWDNVTAIYGAFTNFSNPAIRNVEDRLEPHFGGRSVMRYHNGNGYTQYSIAGGVEAQQGFFGDRVYKTKSGVSDSIQTDDEINNFTANVFLQGDVNFAHGWSITAGASLNYGHLFITRRTPVPVFSFKSSYNGVFAPRVAIAKQLLADKLVIYGNVSRGFSPPATQEILPSTSVINTNLQPEEGVDYELGTRGRLLRGKLYYDVNAFIFNLSQSISQRRDSSGADYYVNAGGTRQHGLEAYLSYDIFDRPMSSFAYAGVWGSFTGSDFTYRGYKVVGSDFTGRQLPGVPKESWSAGVDMRLRAGVQLHVTYTSNSKVPMNDANSEYAKAYHLLGLRLQYTVAAGRHLQFAINAGADNLLDETYSLGNDINAAGARYYNAAPGRNYYAGLVVKGMK, from the coding sequence ATGCGTCTTATTACTTTCCTGCTTTGCTGTGTGTTGCCGCTGGCGTCCATCGCACAGCGCGATACGGCTATCCACCTTTCCGAAGTGCAGGTGACAGGCTTTACGGCAGATAAAAAACTGATGAATCAATCGTCGGCGGTGAGCTATATTGGCCGCCAGGCCTTTGACCGCTATGCCGCTACCAGCCTGGTAAGCGCGGTAAACAGCATGCCCGGCGTGCGCATGGAAGAGCGCTCTCCCGGCAGTTACCGCATCAATGTGCGGGGCAGCACCCTGCGCTCCCCGTTTGGCGTGCGCAACGTAAAAGTGTACTATAACGGTATCCCCTATACGGATCCGGGTGGCAATACCTACCTGAACCAGCTGTCGTTTGATAATATTGCCAGCGTGGAGGTGATCAAAGGCCCCGGTGGCAGCCTGTACGGGGCGGGGGATGGAGGCGTGTTGCTGCTGCGCAGCCCCTTGTGGACAGATAGCATGCACACTGCCAGCGTGGGCTTCACCGGCGGGAGTTACGGCCTGCGCCAGTTCACCGCAGCCCTTAACTGGGGCGAGGACGGCCACCGTAACACCCTCCGCTATAGCGACCTGCAAAGCGATGGCTACCGCGATCACAGCGCCCTGCACCGCCAGGTGCTGAACTATGAAGGCGTATTGAAACAGACCGGTAAGCAACAACTGGCCTTCTTTACCCATTACGCCAATTTATTTTATGAAACACCCGGCGCCCTGACGCTGAAGGAATACCACGCAAACCCTCGTGCAGCAAGGCCCGCCGCCGGTGGCAACCCTTCTGCTGTGGATGCCAAAGCGGCCATCCACCAGCAAACTTTCTTTGCCGGGTTGACGAACACTTACTACATCAACAATCATTGGGACAATGTGACGGCGATATATGGTGCATTCACCAATTTTTCCAACCCCGCCATCCGCAACGTGGAAGACCGCCTGGAGCCCCACTTCGGGGGCCGCAGCGTAATGCGCTATCATAACGGTAACGGGTATACGCAATATAGTATTGCAGGGGGCGTGGAGGCCCAGCAGGGATTTTTTGGAGACAGGGTATACAAGACCAAAAGCGGCGTATCTGACTCCATCCAGACGGACGATGAGATCAATAATTTCACCGCCAATGTATTCCTGCAGGGCGATGTCAACTTTGCCCATGGCTGGAGCATCACCGCGGGGGCCAGTTTAAATTACGGCCACCTGTTCATTACCCGCCGCACGCCGGTGCCGGTGTTTAGCTTTAAAAGCAGTTACAATGGCGTGTTTGCGCCCCGCGTGGCCATTGCCAAACAGTTGCTGGCAGACAAGCTGGTGATCTATGGCAATGTATCCAGAGGATTTTCGCCACCGGCCACCCAGGAAATACTGCCCTCTACGTCTGTGATCAATACCAACCTGCAACCGGAAGAAGGGGTGGACTATGAGCTGGGCACCCGGGGGCGCCTGCTGCGCGGAAAGCTGTACTATGATGTAAATGCCTTTATATTCAACCTTTCCCAAAGCATTTCCCAGCGCAGGGACAGTAGTGGTGCGGATTATTATGTGAATGCGGGCGGCACCCGCCAGCACGGCCTGGAAGCCTATCTATCGTACGACATCTTTGACCGGCCTATGAGTAGCTTTGCTTACGCCGGTGTATGGGGCAGCTTTACCGGCAGCGATTTTACCTATCGCGGGTACAAAGTTGTGGGCAGTGATTTTACCGGCAGGCAGCTGCCGGGCGTGCCCAAAGAAAGCTGGAGCGCCGGTGTGGACATGCGTTTGCGCGCAGGTGTGCAACTGCACGTTACCTACACCAGCAACAGTAAGGTCCCGATGAATGATGCAAACAGTGAGTATGCAAAGGCTTATCATTTACTGGGCCTTCGCCTGCAATACACCGTAGCTGCAGGCAGGCACCTGCAATTTGCCATCAACGCGGGCGCTGATAATCTGCTGGACGAAACCTACAGCTTAGGCAATGACATCAACGCCGCCGGTGCCCGTTATTACAATGCCGCCCCGGGCCGTAATTATTATGCAGGGTTGGTGGTGAAGGGGATGAAATAG
- a CDS encoding MarR family winged helix-turn-helix transcriptional regulator produces MPSKAEDLALATEIRIAVSHMHRQFRRQITGFSVSMLEQAVMAILDRKGSMLPSELAAIEKVSAQSMSQTLNRLHELEFVHKNQDPDDKRKVVVTLTKKGKETLARMRHVRSEWLSNAMAGLSPEDKKILKHSAALLQELAKGE; encoded by the coding sequence ATGCCATCCAAAGCAGAAGACCTGGCACTCGCCACAGAGATCCGCATTGCGGTATCGCACATGCACCGGCAGTTCCGCCGGCAGATCACCGGTTTTTCGGTGTCTATGCTGGAACAGGCCGTCATGGCTATTTTGGACCGCAAGGGAAGTATGCTGCCTTCCGAACTGGCGGCTATTGAAAAAGTGTCTGCCCAGTCTATGTCGCAAACGCTGAACCGCCTGCACGAGCTGGAATTTGTGCACAAGAACCAGGACCCCGATGATAAGCGCAAAGTCGTGGTCACCCTTACCAAAAAGGGAAAAGAGACCCTGGCCCGGATGCGCCACGTGCGCTCTGAATGGTTGAGCAACGCCATGGCAGGGCTCTCTCCGGAAGACAAAAAGATCCTGAAGCATAGCGCGGCGCTCCTGCAGGAGCTGGCTAAAGGAGAATAG
- a CDS encoding NIPSNAP family protein, with protein sequence MKRTIAAIFMSLLLAFGAGAHAADNTGRYFYAIRVYHFNNAAQAARLDSFLEKAYLPALHRYGIPKVGVFKPVETDTLGLRTYVFIPFKSLDQFEKLPNALNQDEKFADQGKAFTDADFNNAPFTRYETILLQAFTGAPVPTTSKLTGPKTERVYELRSYEGPTDGLFGNKVQMFNKGDEMGIFSRLGFNAVFYGSVIAGAHMPNLMYMTSFENKADRDAHWKSFSDDAYWKSLSGDPRYQHNVSHADIIFLHPAAYSEY encoded by the coding sequence ATGAAGCGAACCATTGCTGCCATCTTTATGAGCTTGTTGCTGGCCTTCGGTGCCGGTGCTCATGCCGCCGATAACACCGGCCGCTATTTTTACGCCATCCGCGTGTATCACTTCAATAACGCCGCCCAGGCCGCGCGCCTGGACAGCTTTCTGGAGAAGGCCTACCTGCCTGCATTGCACCGGTATGGTATTCCTAAAGTGGGGGTATTTAAGCCCGTGGAGACAGACACCCTGGGCCTGCGCACCTACGTGTTCATCCCCTTCAAATCACTGGACCAGTTTGAGAAACTGCCCAATGCGCTGAACCAGGATGAAAAATTTGCCGACCAGGGGAAAGCCTTTACAGACGCAGATTTCAACAATGCTCCGTTTACCCGCTACGAAACCATTCTTCTACAGGCCTTCACCGGTGCGCCGGTGCCCACCACGTCTAAACTGACGGGCCCCAAAACGGAACGCGTGTATGAGCTGCGCAGCTACGAAGGCCCTACAGATGGGTTGTTTGGTAACAAAGTGCAGATGTTTAACAAGGGCGATGAGATGGGTATTTTCAGCCGCCTGGGTTTTAATGCCGTGTTCTATGGCTCCGTGATTGCCGGCGCTCATATGCCCAACCTGATGTACATGACCTCCTTTGAGAACAAGGCAGACCGGGACGCGCACTGGAAGTCGTTCAGTGATGATGCATACTGGAAATCGCTTTCCGGCGATCCGCGCTACCAGCACAATGTGTCGCATGCAGATATTATTTTCCTGCACCCGGCAGCTTACTCAGAATACTAG
- a CDS encoding NAD(P)/FAD-dependent oxidoreductase: protein MDPLQQLILNIPDTAKPRVVVVGGGFGGINAVKHLDSNKFQVVLLDKHNYNSFWPLLYQVATAGLQAETIAGPLRREFNKKKDFYFRPLKVLSVDVTTQTLTTLAGPLHYDHLILANGSKSNFFGNKSMQQYALGLKSIPDALNLRSQLIQAFERAEMTPDPEERARVLTLVLVGAGPTGVETAGALAELRRYSLPKDYPHIDFSQMKIYLLDGLDRVLPPMSPKASAKAQRYLENMGIIIKTSTMVESYDGAVLTMKGGEQIQTYSVIWSAGVTGDILDGLKPEWTEKGRLLTDEQCRIIGANNIFAIGDIALMKTKDYPKGHPGLAQPAMQMGKYLGKNMEALHQGRPVKPFKYFDKGSLATIGRGKAVADLPGNLHFGGRIAWYIWLFVHISFLISFRNKLLVFANWVWNYFTFDKANRLIIRPYVRRGDTVAQEVFTVNEQEGGK, encoded by the coding sequence ATGGACCCATTGCAACAGCTCATCCTCAATATACCCGACACGGCCAAACCCCGTGTGGTTGTGGTTGGTGGCGGATTTGGCGGCATTAACGCGGTGAAGCATCTTGATAGTAATAAATTCCAGGTGGTGCTGCTGGACAAGCACAACTACAACAGTTTCTGGCCCCTCCTCTACCAGGTGGCCACCGCCGGCCTGCAGGCAGAAACCATTGCCGGCCCCCTCCGCCGGGAGTTCAATAAGAAAAAGGACTTCTACTTCCGCCCGTTAAAGGTGCTGAGCGTGGACGTAACCACGCAAACCCTTACCACGCTGGCCGGCCCGCTGCATTATGACCACCTCATCCTGGCCAATGGCAGCAAGTCTAATTTCTTTGGCAACAAGTCCATGCAGCAATATGCCCTTGGCCTCAAATCCATTCCCGATGCACTGAACCTCCGCTCCCAGCTCATCCAGGCCTTTGAGCGCGCAGAAATGACGCCCGATCCTGAAGAGCGCGCCCGCGTCCTCACGCTGGTGCTGGTGGGCGCCGGCCCCACCGGTGTGGAAACCGCCGGGGCGCTGGCGGAGCTGCGCCGCTATTCCCTGCCCAAAGACTACCCGCACATTGATTTCAGCCAGATGAAAATTTACCTGCTGGACGGGTTGGACCGCGTGCTGCCACCCATGAGCCCCAAGGCCAGTGCCAAAGCGCAGCGCTACCTGGAAAACATGGGCATTATTATTAAAACCTCCACGATGGTGGAAAGTTATGACGGTGCCGTGTTAACCATGAAAGGTGGGGAACAGATCCAGACCTACTCCGTGATCTGGAGCGCCGGTGTGACGGGTGATATCCTGGATGGTTTAAAACCGGAATGGACCGAGAAGGGCCGCCTGCTTACGGATGAGCAGTGCAGGATCATTGGTGCCAATAACATCTTTGCCATCGGGGATATTGCGCTCATGAAAACAAAGGACTACCCCAAGGGCCATCCCGGCCTGGCACAGCCTGCCATGCAAATGGGCAAATACCTGGGCAAAAATATGGAAGCCCTGCACCAGGGCCGGCCGGTAAAACCGTTTAAATATTTTGATAAGGGCTCACTGGCCACTATAGGCCGTGGCAAGGCGGTGGCAGACCTTCCGGGCAACCTGCACTTTGGTGGCCGCATTGCCTGGTATATCTGGCTTTTCGTGCACATTTCCTTCCTTATCAGCTTCCGCAACAAGCTGCTGGTATTTGCCAACTGGGTGTGGAATTATTTCACCTTCGATAAGGCCAACCGCCTCATTATACGGCCTTATGTACGCCGGGGCGATACGGTAGCACAAGAGGTGTTTACGGTGAATGAGCAGGAAGGCGGTAAGTAA
- a CDS encoding PQQ-dependent sugar dehydrogenase translates to MKSTILRLLIGMAPVLSAPALLHAAKPVHEGDKPAKAAPAVVNAGLKLPAGFSATAIIEGLPQPRHIAVNKNGDVYVKLGKLKDGKGIVQLHQDAGGKATIEKAFGDFRGTGMYLKNGFLYASSDEEVFRFKLDGSENVADETPEKLVTGLLSRGEHEAKAILVDNSNRLFVNIGAYSNSCQGEDRKKGSMGVQGCPILDSAGGIWEFKADQANQHYGDGSRYATGLRNVVGMDFNYTNNELFVMQHGRDQLHDLFPDMYTVQQSAELPAECMYMVKKGDDCGWPYIYYDQFQHKKILAPEYGGDGRKTAGEKANDPVMAFPGHLAPNGLLFYTGTQFPAKYHNGAFIAFHGSWNRAPQPQEGYYVVFVPFKDGKPSGKWEVFANGFAGVEKITSPGQAKHRPCGLAQGPDGSLYVSDDAKGTIYKITYKGK, encoded by the coding sequence ATGAAGAGTACTATTCTCCGCCTGCTGATCGGCATGGCGCCTGTACTAAGTGCCCCGGCCCTGCTCCACGCTGCAAAGCCCGTGCATGAAGGTGATAAACCCGCAAAGGCTGCCCCGGCCGTAGTGAACGCAGGCCTGAAACTGCCCGCAGGCTTCTCCGCTACCGCTATCATTGAAGGCCTGCCCCAGCCCCGCCATATTGCCGTGAATAAAAATGGCGACGTGTATGTGAAACTGGGCAAACTGAAAGACGGTAAAGGCATTGTGCAGCTGCACCAGGATGCAGGCGGCAAAGCCACGATCGAAAAGGCGTTCGGCGATTTCCGCGGCACCGGTATGTACCTCAAGAATGGTTTCCTGTACGCGTCTTCCGATGAAGAAGTGTTCCGTTTTAAACTGGATGGCAGCGAGAACGTAGCCGATGAAACGCCTGAAAAACTGGTGACCGGCCTGCTGAGCCGCGGTGAGCACGAAGCAAAGGCCATCCTGGTAGATAATTCCAACCGCCTGTTTGTGAACATCGGCGCTTATTCCAATTCCTGCCAGGGCGAAGACCGTAAAAAGGGCTCCATGGGCGTGCAAGGCTGCCCTATCCTGGACTCTGCCGGCGGTATCTGGGAATTTAAGGCAGACCAGGCCAACCAGCACTATGGCGATGGCTCCCGCTACGCCACCGGCCTGCGCAACGTGGTAGGCATGGACTTCAACTATACCAACAACGAACTTTTTGTGATGCAGCATGGCCGCGACCAGCTGCATGACCTCTTCCCTGATATGTATACCGTACAGCAATCTGCCGAACTGCCGGCGGAGTGCATGTACATGGTAAAGAAAGGGGACGACTGCGGCTGGCCTTATATCTACTACGACCAGTTCCAGCATAAAAAGATCCTCGCACCGGAATATGGCGGCGATGGCAGGAAAACAGCCGGCGAAAAGGCAAATGACCCGGTAATGGCCTTCCCCGGCCACCTGGCACCTAATGGCCTCCTGTTCTACACGGGTACCCAGTTCCCCGCCAAATACCACAACGGTGCTTTCATTGCCTTCCACGGCAGCTGGAACCGTGCCCCGCAACCCCAGGAAGGTTACTATGTGGTGTTTGTTCCATTCAAAGACGGCAAGCCTTCCGGCAAATGGGAAGTATTTGCAAACGGTTTTGCCGGCGTGGAAAAGATCACCTCTCCCGGCCAGGCAAAACACCGCCCCTGCGGCCTGGCACAAGGCCCTGATGGCTCACTCTACGTTTCTGACGATGCCAAGGGCACTATTTATAAGATCACTTACAAGGGTAAATAA
- a CDS encoding MFS transporter: MKPALLFRSLRSRNYRLYFTGQFISLIGTWMQRVAIAWLVYRMTHSAQMLGFVSFIGLIPSLVLSPYAGALSDRHNRYNILFISQVASMLQSGAMAAMVIFGWESMTGVIILSAAQGMINAFDTTSRQSLMVSLIDNKEDLPNAIALNSSMVNFARLLGPALAGVLLQLWGEGVCFFIDFLSFVAVIISLLMMRLNLPPRKASKGSVLDGLISGYNYLRGAKDIKASILLLAVISMCVTPYNTLMPVFAKETFHADKAVYTALQACVGVGAFCMAIYMAALKADRDIQRLQNLMSTVFAGAILLFAACHWLPGGLALMMLAGAGMMGTISCTNTYVQTHVAENMRSRVISYYVMAFQGTIPIGALLVGLSAQHLGTSVTLAIQGTIGLAASVAFALHLRKMKEKAAGEELVVRA; the protein is encoded by the coding sequence ATGAAACCTGCGCTACTTTTCCGTTCTTTACGCTCCCGCAACTACCGGCTGTATTTCACCGGGCAATTTATTTCCCTCATTGGTACCTGGATGCAACGCGTGGCCATTGCCTGGCTCGTGTACCGCATGACCCACAGTGCGCAAATGCTGGGCTTTGTCAGCTTTATTGGCCTTATTCCTTCCCTGGTGTTATCACCGTATGCCGGCGCCCTGTCTGACCGGCATAACCGCTACAATATCCTCTTCATCAGCCAGGTGGCTTCCATGCTGCAATCCGGCGCTATGGCCGCTATGGTGATCTTTGGCTGGGAAAGCATGACCGGCGTTATCATCCTCAGTGCTGCACAGGGTATGATCAACGCGTTTGATACCACGTCGCGGCAATCGCTCATGGTATCATTGATCGACAATAAAGAAGATCTGCCCAATGCCATTGCACTCAACTCTTCCATGGTGAACTTTGCCCGCCTGCTGGGACCCGCGCTGGCCGGCGTATTGCTGCAACTGTGGGGGGAAGGCGTGTGCTTTTTCATTGACTTCCTCAGCTTCGTGGCAGTGATCATTTCCCTGCTCATGATGCGGCTGAACCTCCCGCCCCGCAAGGCTTCCAAGGGCAGCGTGCTTGACGGGCTGATATCCGGTTACAACTACCTCAGGGGCGCAAAAGACATTAAGGCCAGTATCCTGCTGCTGGCGGTGATCAGCATGTGCGTAACGCCGTATAATACGCTGATGCCGGTATTTGCCAAAGAAACCTTCCACGCGGATAAGGCCGTGTACACTGCTTTGCAGGCCTGCGTAGGGGTAGGCGCTTTCTGTATGGCCATCTACATGGCCGCTCTCAAAGCAGACCGTGATATACAACGCCTCCAGAACTTAATGAGCACTGTATTTGCAGGCGCTATCCTGCTCTTTGCCGCGTGTCACTGGCTGCCTGGTGGCCTGGCACTGATGATGCTGGCCGGCGCCGGTATGATGGGCACTATTTCCTGCACTAACACCTATGTACAAACGCACGTAGCTGAAAATATGCGCAGCCGCGTGATCAGCTATTATGTCATGGCTTTCCAGGGCACTATTCCCATCGGCGCGCTGCTGGTAGGCCTTTCTGCCCAGCACCTGGGTACCAGCGTCACCCTGGCCATACAGGGCACTATCGGCCTGGCCGCGTCTGTGGCCTTTGCCCTGCATCTCCGGAAAATGAAAGAGAAGGCAGCAGGGGAAGAACTGGTGGTAAGGGCGTAA